The following coding sequences lie in one Phragmites australis chromosome 8, lpPhrAust1.1, whole genome shotgun sequence genomic window:
- the LOC133926711 gene encoding uncharacterized protein LOC133926711 isoform X1: MANQSFLDRMVSQLRSTCKYYTGYPKDLGPSRIIPFTSERQFVQLLHEGRPVVVAFTIKCTYTQHLDQVLEEAAATFYPDIKFVRVECPKYPGFCLTRQKNEYPFIEVFYNPEQAASQGKGMDLNITKYSVKVLPFNYDQSVYGFREYFKKHGFKYFDTT, from the exons ATGGCGAATCAATCATTTCTTGATAGGATGGTTTCCCAACTTCGTTCAACATGCAA GTACTACACTGGATATCCCAAGGACCTAGGGCCATCAAGAATTATACCATTCACATCAGAGCGTCAATTTGTGCAGCTACTGCATGAAGGACGGCCTGTAGTTGTTGCCTTTACTATTAA GTGCACTTATACACAGCATCTTGACCAAGTACTGGAAGAAGCTGCTGCCACATTTTATCcagatataaagtttgttcga GTCGAGTGCCCAAAGTATCCCGGGTTTTGCCTCACAAGGCAAAAGAATGAATATCCATTTATTGAAGTATTTTACAACCCAGAACAG GCTGCTAGCCAAGGAAAGGGCATGGATCTTAACATCACTAAATATTCTGTAAAAGTTCTACCT TTCAACTATGACCAGAGCGTGTATGGATTCCGAGAATATTTCAAGAAGCATGGATTCAAATATTTTGACACAACCTAG
- the LOC133926711 gene encoding uncharacterized protein LOC133926711 isoform X2 — MYYTGYPKDLGPSRIIPFTSERQFVQLLHEGRPVVVAFTIKCTYTQHLDQVLEEAAATFYPDIKFVRVECPKYPGFCLTRQKNEYPFIEVFYNPEQAASQGKGMDLNITKYSVKVLPFNYDQSVYGFREYFKKHGFKYFDTT, encoded by the exons AT GTACTACACTGGATATCCCAAGGACCTAGGGCCATCAAGAATTATACCATTCACATCAGAGCGTCAATTTGTGCAGCTACTGCATGAAGGACGGCCTGTAGTTGTTGCCTTTACTATTAA GTGCACTTATACACAGCATCTTGACCAAGTACTGGAAGAAGCTGCTGCCACATTTTATCcagatataaagtttgttcga GTCGAGTGCCCAAAGTATCCCGGGTTTTGCCTCACAAGGCAAAAGAATGAATATCCATTTATTGAAGTATTTTACAACCCAGAACAG GCTGCTAGCCAAGGAAAGGGCATGGATCTTAACATCACTAAATATTCTGTAAAAGTTCTACCT TTCAACTATGACCAGAGCGTGTATGGATTCCGAGAATATTTCAAGAAGCATGGATTCAAATATTTTGACACAACCTAG